A single Thermosynechococcus vestitus BP-1 DNA region contains:
- a CDS encoding Ycf34 family protein, translating into MCICVNCALVDRCITYHAVEAQHQQPHLTLTPDFDPIEPTINVNIRTQGEVIQLEWDVVGCASFVEEQGRWAKLRPGELIPT; encoded by the coding sequence ATGTGTATTTGTGTTAACTGCGCTTTGGTGGATCGCTGCATCACTTATCATGCTGTTGAAGCGCAGCATCAGCAGCCCCATTTGACCCTGACGCCAGACTTTGACCCGATTGAGCCAACAATCAATGTGAATATCCGCACCCAAGGGGAAGTCATTCAATTGGAGTGGGATGTGGTTGGTTGTGCGAGTTTTGTCGAAGAACAGGGACGGTGGGCAAAACTGCGCCCAGGAGAACTGATTCCCACTTAG
- the menB gene encoding 1,4-dihydroxy-2-naphthoyl-CoA synthase: MDSVHWRQVHNYTDILYHKTTGIAKITINRPHKRNAFRPQTIVEMSQAFEDARNDPTIGVVLLTGAGPHTDGKYAFCAGGDQSIRGEAGYLDEQGVARLNVLDLQRQIRSLPKVVIALVAGYAIGGGHVLHLVCDLTIAAENAIFGQTGPKVGSFDAGFGASYLARIVGQKKAREIWFLCRQYTAQEALAMGLVNAVVPVEALEAEGIRWAQEILSKSPLAIRCLKAAFNADCDGQAGLQELAGNATLLYYLTQESAEGKTAFLEKRPPNFQQFPWRP; encoded by the coding sequence ATGGACAGCGTCCACTGGCGGCAGGTTCACAACTACACTGACATCCTTTACCACAAAACGACAGGCATTGCCAAAATTACGATTAATCGCCCCCACAAGCGCAATGCCTTTCGCCCTCAAACCATTGTTGAAATGAGTCAGGCCTTTGAGGATGCCCGCAACGATCCCACCATTGGAGTTGTCTTGCTCACGGGGGCAGGCCCCCACACCGATGGTAAGTATGCGTTTTGTGCGGGTGGTGACCAAAGCATTCGCGGTGAGGCAGGTTACCTCGACGAGCAGGGGGTGGCACGGCTGAATGTGCTGGATCTGCAACGGCAAATTCGCTCCTTGCCCAAAGTCGTGATTGCCCTTGTGGCCGGCTATGCCATTGGCGGTGGCCATGTGCTCCACCTTGTCTGTGACCTGACAATTGCTGCTGAGAATGCCATTTTTGGTCAAACGGGGCCAAAGGTGGGCAGTTTTGATGCCGGCTTTGGTGCCAGTTATCTCGCCCGCATTGTGGGTCAAAAAAAAGCGCGGGAAATTTGGTTTCTCTGTCGGCAATATACCGCTCAGGAGGCGCTGGCCATGGGCTTGGTGAATGCCGTTGTTCCCGTTGAGGCGCTAGAGGCAGAAGGGATTCGCTGGGCCCAGGAAATTCTCAGCAAAAGTCCCTTGGCCATTCGCTGTTTGAAAGCCGCTTTTAATGCCGATTGTGATGGTCAGGCCGGCCTCCAGGAATTAGCGGGGAATGCAACGCTGCTGTACTACCTTACTCAAGAGAGTGCTGAGGGCAAGACCGCTTTTTTAGAAAAACGCCCCCCCAACTTTCAGCAGTTTCCTTGGCGACCCTAG